In a single window of the Bacteroides acidifaciens genome:
- a CDS encoding acetylornithine carbamoyltransferase: MKKFTCVQDIGDLKSAIEESFVIKKDRFKYVELGRNKTLMMIFFNSSLRTRLSTQKAALNLGMNVMVLDINQGAWKLETEHGVIMDGDKPEHLLEAIPVMGCYCDIIGVRSFARFENRDFDYQETILNQFIQYSGRPVFSMEAATRHPLQSFADLITIEEYKKTARPKVVMTWAPHPRPLPQAVPNSFAEWMNATDYDFVITHPEGYELAPEFVGNAKVEYDQMKAFEGADFVYAKNWAAYSGDNYGQILSKDREWTVSDRQMAVTNNAYFMHCLPVRRNMIVTDEVIESPQSIVIPEAANREISATVVLKRLLEGLE; this comes from the coding sequence ATGAAGAAATTTACTTGTGTACAGGACATTGGCGATTTAAAATCAGCCATCGAAGAATCGTTCGTAATTAAGAAAGATCGTTTCAAATATGTCGAATTGGGTAGGAATAAGACATTGATGATGATCTTCTTCAACTCTAGTCTGCGCACCCGCCTCAGCACACAGAAAGCGGCGCTGAATCTGGGAATGAACGTTATGGTGTTGGATATCAACCAAGGAGCCTGGAAATTGGAAACTGAACATGGAGTTATCATGGACGGCGACAAACCGGAACACCTGCTGGAAGCTATCCCTGTGATGGGATGTTATTGCGATATCATCGGAGTACGTTCTTTTGCACGTTTCGAGAATCGTGATTTCGACTATCAGGAAACTATTCTGAATCAATTTATCCAATATTCCGGACGTCCGGTATTCTCTATGGAAGCGGCAACACGCCATCCGTTACAGAGTTTTGCAGACTTGATTACAATTGAAGAATATAAGAAAACGGCACGCCCCAAAGTGGTTATGACCTGGGCTCCGCATCCGCGTCCATTGCCGCAGGCTGTCCCCAATTCTTTTGCAGAATGGATGAACGCTACTGATTATGATTTTGTCATCACTCACCCGGAAGGATACGAACTGGCTCCCGAATTTGTAGGAAATGCCAAAGTTGAGTATGACCAAATGAAGGCCTTTGAAGGCGCCGACTTTGTATATGCCAAAAACTGGGCTGCTTATTCAGGCGACAATTACGGACAAATATTGAGCAAAGACCGCGAATGGACAGTCAGTGACCGTCAGATGGCTGTCACCAATAATGCTTATTTCATGCACTGCCTTCCGGTTCGTAGAAATATGATTGTTACGGATGAGGTCATCGAAAGCCCGCAATCAATCGTCATCCCGGAAGCTGCCAACCGTGAAATCTCGGCAACGGTAGTTCTGAAAAGATTATTGGAAGGACTGGAATAA
- a CDS encoding glutamate-5-semialdehyde dehydrogenase: MTTNLNETFAAVQAASRELALLSDDIINQILNAVADAAVAETSFILAENKKDLARMDKNDPKYDRLKLTEERLKGIAADTRNVATLPSPLGKVLKETVRPNGMKLTKVSVPFGVIGIIYEARPNVSFDVFSLCLKSGNACVLKGGSDADCSNRAIINVIHEVLKRFNVNPHVVELLPADREATAALLNAVGYVDLIIPRGSSGLINFVRENAKIPVIETGAGICHTYFDEFGDVSKGADIIHNAKTRRVSVCNALDCTIIHEKRLAELPVLCEKLKDSNVIIYADPQAYQALEGHYPAELLQHAKAESFGTEFLDYKMAVKTVKSFEDALGHIQENSSKHSECIVTENKDRAALFIKIVDAACVYANASTAFTDGAQFGLGAEIGISTQKLHARGPMGLEEITSYKWIIEGDGQTRRN, translated from the coding sequence ATGACTACAAATTTAAACGAAACCTTTGCTGCCGTACAGGCAGCAAGCCGGGAATTAGCCTTGCTGAGTGATGACATCATCAATCAGATTTTAAATGCAGTAGCTGACGCAGCAGTTGCAGAAACATCTTTCATTCTTGCTGAGAATAAGAAAGATCTCGCACGAATGGACAAAAATGATCCGAAGTACGACCGGTTGAAATTGACGGAAGAACGTTTGAAAGGTATCGCAGCGGACACACGTAATGTAGCTACACTCCCCTCTCCTTTAGGTAAAGTACTGAAAGAGACAGTTCGTCCTAATGGAATGAAATTGACGAAGGTCAGCGTTCCTTTTGGAGTGATAGGAATTATTTATGAAGCACGTCCTAATGTCAGTTTCGATGTATTCTCTCTTTGCTTGAAGAGCGGGAACGCTTGCGTTTTGAAAGGTGGAAGTGACGCAGACTGTTCCAATCGCGCTATCATCAATGTGATTCATGAAGTACTGAAAAGATTCAATGTCAATCCGCATGTTGTAGAGCTACTTCCAGCTGACAGAGAAGCTACGGCAGCATTACTAAATGCAGTAGGCTATGTTGATTTGATTATTCCCAGGGGAAGTAGTGGACTTATCAATTTTGTACGCGAAAATGCAAAGATTCCCGTTATTGAGACGGGGGCTGGCATTTGTCATACTTACTTTGACGAGTTTGGAGACGTAAGTAAGGGGGCAGACATTATCCATAATGCCAAGACACGCAGGGTGAGCGTATGTAATGCGTTGGACTGCACAATCATACATGAGAAAAGACTGGCTGAACTCCCCGTGCTTTGTGAGAAGTTGAAAGACAGTAATGTGATTATTTATGCTGACCCGCAAGCTTATCAGGCATTAGAAGGACATTATCCTGCCGAACTCTTGCAGCATGCAAAAGCAGAAAGTTTCGGAACTGAATTCCTGGACTACAAAATGGCTGTCAAGACCGTGAAGAGCTTTGAAGATGCTTTGGGACATATCCAGGAAAATAGTTCGAAGCATAGTGAATGTATCGTCACGGAAAACAAGGATCGTGCGGCGTTGTTTATAAAAATAGTAGATGCAGCTTGTGTATATGCCAATGCGTCCACCGCCTTCACCGACGGAGCACAATTCGGTTTAGGAGCCGAAATAGGCATCAGCACGCAAAAACTGCATGCACGGGGCCCGATGGGACTGGAAGAAATCACTTCTTACAAATGGATTATTGAAGGAGATGGACAGACTAGAAGAAATTGA
- the proB gene encoding glutamate 5-kinase has product MKQEFTRIAVKVGSNVLARRDGTLDVTRMSALVDQIAELHKSGVEIIMVSSGAVASGRSEIHPQKKLDSVDQRQLFSAVGQAKLINRYYELFREHGIAVGQVLTTKENFGTRRHYLNQKNCMTVMLENNVIPIVNENDTISVSELMFTDNDELSGLIASMMDAQALIILSNIDGIYNGSPADPNSSVIQEIGHGKDLSNYIQTSKSSFGRGGMLTKTNIARKVADEGITVIIANGKRDNILVDLLHHPENTLCTRFIPSKEPVSSVKKWIAHSEGFAKGEIHINECATEVLNSEKAVSILPIGITRIEGEFEKDDIVRIMDFRGNQIGVGKVNCDSKQVQEAIGKHGKRPVVHYDYLYIE; this is encoded by the coding sequence ATGAAACAAGAATTTACACGAATCGCAGTAAAAGTAGGAAGTAATGTATTGGCACGTCGCGACGGAACGCTGGACGTGACCCGTATGTCGGCACTTGTCGACCAAATAGCGGAATTGCATAAATCCGGTGTGGAAATCATTATGGTTTCTTCGGGAGCCGTTGCTTCCGGACGCAGCGAAATACATCCTCAAAAAAAACTCGACAGTGTAGACCAACGTCAGTTATTTTCTGCCGTCGGCCAGGCAAAGCTAATCAACCGCTACTACGAACTTTTTCGCGAACACGGCATTGCTGTCGGTCAGGTGCTGACTACGAAAGAGAATTTTGGCACTCGCCGCCATTATCTGAATCAAAAAAACTGCATGACGGTGATGCTTGAAAATAATGTCATTCCCATTGTCAACGAGAACGATACGATTTCTGTCAGTGAGCTGATGTTCACGGACAACGACGAGCTGTCCGGGCTCATCGCTTCCATGATGGACGCACAAGCACTTATCATTTTAAGCAATATCGACGGTATTTATAATGGCTCTCCTGCCGATCCCAATTCTTCCGTCATTCAGGAAATCGGTCATGGGAAAGATTTATCCAACTATATCCAGACATCCAAGTCCAGCTTCGGGCGAGGTGGCATGTTGACAAAAACAAACATTGCCCGCAAAGTAGCCGACGAAGGAATTACAGTCATCATCGCCAACGGGAAACGTGACAATATCCTGGTCGACTTGCTGCACCATCCCGAAAATACACTTTGCACACGTTTCATCCCTTCAAAAGAACCGGTATCCAGCGTCAAAAAATGGATTGCACACAGTGAAGGGTTCGCAAAGGGTGAAATTCATATCAACGAATGCGCTACAGAAGTATTAAACTCAGAGAAAGCGGTCAGCATACTTCCGATTGGAATCACCCGTATCGAAGGAGAATTTGAAAAAGATGACATCGTACGCATCATGGATTTCCGAGGGAACCAGATAGGCGTAGGAAAAGTAAATTGTGATTCGAAACAGGTACAAGAAGCCATTGGCAAACACGGAAAGAGGCCGGTGGTACACTATGACTATTTGTATATCGAATAA
- a CDS encoding DUF2007-related protein, with protein sequence MKEEDFSKSIEVFSGSPWEAEIIKGLLESNNILCVIKDGIMGTLAPYIAPSVSVLVTEEQYEAATELIRSCAEKDND encoded by the coding sequence ATGAAAGAAGAAGATTTTAGCAAGTCAATAGAAGTATTCTCCGGTTCTCCATGGGAAGCCGAAATCATCAAAGGGTTATTAGAGAGTAATAATATCCTCTGCGTAATCAAAGACGGGATTATGGGCACACTCGCTCCCTATATCGCTCCTTCCGTTTCTGTCCTTGTCACCGAGGAGCAATACGAAGCCGCCACGGAACTTATCAGAAGCTGCGCCGAGAAAGATAACGACTGA
- the murI gene encoding glutamate racemase has product MNQHLSHTPGPIGVFDSGYGGLTILDKIRETLPEYDYMYLGDNARAPYGTRSFEVVYEFTRQAVNKLFEMGCHLVILACNTASAKALRSIQMNDLPNIDPARRVLGVIRPTVECIGDISKNQHIGVLATAGTIKSESYPLEIHKLFPNIQVSGVACPMWVPLVENNESQNDGADYFIRKYIDQLLSKDPQIDTVILGCTHFPLLLPKIRQYIANDISVISQGEYVAESLKDYLRRHPEMDAKCTKNGNCQFYTTEAEEKFSESASTFLNRQISVKHITLE; this is encoded by the coding sequence ATGAATCAACATCTATCACATACCCCCGGTCCCATTGGAGTATTCGACTCCGGTTACGGTGGTCTGACCATCCTGGACAAGATAAGAGAAACATTACCGGAATATGATTATATGTATCTGGGAGATAACGCGCGTGCTCCTTACGGGACACGTTCTTTTGAAGTCGTATATGAATTCACCCGGCAAGCTGTCAACAAACTATTCGAAATGGGATGCCATCTGGTGATATTAGCCTGCAACACTGCTTCCGCCAAAGCTTTACGCAGCATTCAAATGAATGATTTGCCGAATATTGATCCGGCACGCCGCGTACTCGGTGTGATTCGTCCTACGGTAGAATGCATCGGCGACATTAGCAAAAACCAGCATATCGGTGTACTGGCAACGGCAGGCACCATCAAATCCGAATCTTATCCGCTGGAAATACATAAGCTGTTCCCTAATATTCAAGTAAGCGGAGTAGCCTGCCCGATGTGGGTGCCGTTGGTAGAAAACAATGAATCGCAAAACGACGGAGCCGACTACTTCATCCGCAAATATATTGACCAGTTACTCTCAAAAGACCCGCAGATAGACACCGTCATCCTTGGATGTACCCACTTCCCGCTCCTTCTTCCAAAAATCCGGCAATATATCGCCAATGACATTAGTGTTATCTCACAAGGCGAATATGTAGCAGAAAGCTTGAAAGATTATTTAAGAAGGCATCCGGAAATGGACGCAAAGTGCACGAAGAACGGAAACTGCCAATTTTATACCACAGAAGCAGAAGAGAAGTTCTCTGAATCAGCGTCTACATTTCTTAATCGGCAAATTAGCGTAAAACACATAACACTCGAATAA
- a CDS encoding OmpH family outer membrane protein, which translates to MLKKIALVMLLALPMGVFAQNLKFGHINAQEIITVMPEFTKAQNDIQTLEKQLTAELQRTQEEFNKKYQEFQQAIAKDSLPANIAERRQKELQDMMQRQEQFQQDAQQQMAKAQNDAMTPIYQKLDNAIKAVGAAEGVIYIFDLARTPIPYVNEAQSINLTNKVKIHLGIK; encoded by the coding sequence ATGCTAAAAAAAATTGCACTTGTAATGTTGCTTGCACTCCCAATGGGTGTATTTGCACAGAACCTGAAATTCGGTCATATTAATGCACAGGAGATTATCACTGTAATGCCGGAATTTACTAAGGCACAAAATGACATCCAAACATTGGAAAAACAACTCACAGCCGAACTTCAAAGAACTCAGGAAGAGTTCAACAAAAAATATCAGGAATTCCAGCAAGCTATCGCTAAAGATTCTCTTCCGGCTAACATCGCTGAGAGAAGACAGAAAGAGCTGCAGGATATGATGCAAAGACAAGAACAGTTCCAGCAAGATGCCCAACAACAGATGGCAAAGGCACAGAATGACGCCATGACTCCTATCTACCAGAAGTTGGACAACGCTATCAAAGCTGTAGGCGCTGCTGAAGGCGTAATCTACATCTTCGACCTTGCAAGAACTCCGATTCCTTATGTTAACGAGGCACAAAGCATAAACTTAACTAACAAGGTTAAAATACATCTTGGCATCAAATAA
- a CDS encoding OmpH family outer membrane protein: MRKSVLLIMLLFAVGMTANAQKFALIDTEYIMKNIPAAQSANEQMQEATKKYQGEVEVLAKAAQKMFQDYQAKSSTLSATQKTKKEDEIVAKEKEAAELKRKYFGPEGELAKMRDKLLTPIQDDIYEAVKAISQQHGYDMVVDRASAAGIIFANPRIDISDEILRRLGYSN, translated from the coding sequence ATGAGAAAGTCTGTTCTATTAATCATGTTGCTGTTTGCAGTCGGAATGACGGCAAACGCACAGAAATTTGCACTGATCGATACGGAATATATTATGAAGAATATTCCGGCAGCTCAAAGCGCTAATGAGCAAATGCAAGAAGCTACGAAAAAATACCAGGGCGAAGTAGAAGTTCTGGCAAAGGCAGCACAGAAGATGTTCCAGGATTACCAGGCGAAATCTTCCACACTCTCTGCCACGCAAAAAACAAAGAAAGAGGACGAAATCGTAGCCAAGGAGAAAGAAGCAGCCGAACTGAAACGTAAATACTTCGGTCCGGAAGGCGAATTAGCCAAGATGAGAGACAAGTTACTGACTCCGATCCAAGACGATATTTATGAAGCAGTGAAAGCAATATCACAGCAACATGGATATGATATGGTAGTCGACAGAGCCTCTGCTGCAGGTATAATTTTTGCAAATCCACGTATAGATATTAGTGATGAAATACTAAGAAGATTAGGATATTCAAATTAA
- the bamA gene encoding outer membrane protein assembly factor BamA produces the protein MHYRISFIFITFICLCCFATTGIAQNASTDEDSKPVILYSGTPKKYEIADIKVEGVKNYEDYVLIGLSGLSVGQTITVPGDEITGAIKRYWRHGLFSNVQITAEKIEGNKIWLKISLTQRPRISEVRYHGVKKSERTDLEGKLGMVKGMQITPNTVDRAKTLIKRYFDDKGFKNAEVIISQKDDPSSENQVIVDIDIDKKEKIKVHAIEIVGNSAIKASKLKRVMKKTNEKGKLLNLFRTKKFVPENYEADKQLIIDKYNELGYRDAVIAKDSISQYDEKTVNVYLNIDEGQKYYLRNVTWVGNTLYPSEQLNYLLRMKKGDVYNQKLLNERISTDDDAIGNLYYNNGYLFYNLDPVEVNIVGDSIDLEMRIYEGRQATVNKINISGNDRLYENVVRRELRIRPGQLFSKDDLMRSLREIQQMGHFDPEKLQPDIQPDPMNGTVDIGLPLTSKANDQVEFSAGWGQTGIIGKLSLKFTNFSVANLLHPGENYRGILPQGDGQTLTISGQTNAKYYQSYSISFFDPWFGGKRPNSFSVSAFFSVQTDISSRYYNSSYFNNYYNSMYSGYGGYGMYNYGNYNNYENYYDPDKSIKMWGLSVGWGKRLRWPDDYFTLSAELAYQRYNLSDWQYFPVTNGKCNDLSISLTLARNSIDNPIFPRSGSDFSLSVQLTPPYSLIDGKDYKGYYSNPETGSITQDNMNKLHKWIEYHKWKFKGKTYTPLMDPIAHPKCLVLMTRTEFGLLGHYNQYKKSPFGTFDVGGDGMTGYSTYATESIALRGYENSSLTPYGSEGYAYARLGIELRYPLMLETSTNIYVLGFLEAGNAWHDIKKFNPFELKRSAGVGVRIFLPMIGMMGIDWGYGFDKVFGSKQYGGSQFHFILGQEF, from the coding sequence ATGCATTATCGTATTTCCTTTATATTCATAACGTTTATCTGCCTGTGCTGCTTTGCGACAACAGGTATTGCGCAAAATGCCAGCACTGATGAAGACTCGAAACCTGTCATCTTATACTCCGGAACACCCAAAAAGTATGAGATAGCTGATATCAAAGTCGAAGGTGTGAAGAATTACGAAGACTATGTGTTGATTGGGCTATCCGGTCTATCGGTAGGACAAACAATTACCGTACCGGGTGACGAAATCACCGGAGCAATCAAGCGTTATTGGCGTCATGGTTTGTTCTCAAACGTACAAATCACAGCCGAGAAAATTGAAGGCAACAAGATCTGGTTAAAAATCAGTCTGACACAGCGTCCGCGTATCTCAGAAGTACGTTATCATGGCGTCAAGAAATCCGAGCGCACCGATTTGGAAGGCAAGTTAGGTATGGTAAAAGGTATGCAGATTACTCCGAATACCGTAGACCGTGCCAAGACATTGATTAAACGTTACTTCGATGATAAAGGATTTAAGAACGCAGAAGTTATCATCTCACAGAAAGACGATCCTTCCAGCGAAAACCAGGTAATTGTCGACATTGATATTGACAAGAAAGAAAAAATCAAAGTTCATGCTATCGAAATCGTTGGAAACTCCGCTATCAAAGCTTCCAAGCTGAAACGAGTAATGAAGAAGACCAATGAAAAAGGCAAACTCCTCAACCTCTTCCGCACAAAGAAATTCGTGCCGGAAAATTACGAGGCGGATAAGCAACTTATCATCGACAAGTATAATGAACTTGGATACCGTGACGCTGTGATCGCAAAAGATAGCATCTCACAGTATGATGAAAAGACAGTCAATGTATATCTAAACATAGACGAAGGTCAGAAATATTATCTCCGTAATGTAACTTGGGTAGGTAATACACTTTATCCTTCCGAACAGTTGAACTACCTGCTTCGTATGAAGAAAGGAGATGTATACAACCAAAAGTTATTGAACGAACGTATCTCTACGGATGATGATGCCATCGGTAACTTATATTATAACAACGGTTACCTGTTCTACAACCTCGATCCGGTGGAAGTAAACATTGTCGGCGACTCTATCGACCTCGAAATGAGAATTTATGAAGGTCGTCAGGCTACTGTCAACAAAATTAACATCAGTGGTAATGACCGTTTGTATGAAAATGTAGTTCGCCGTGAACTTCGTATTCGCCCGGGACAGTTGTTCAGCAAGGACGACCTGATGCGTTCTTTGCGTGAAATCCAGCAGATGGGACACTTTGACCCGGAAAAACTACAACCGGACATTCAACCGGATCCGATGAACGGAACTGTTGACATAGGCTTGCCGTTGACTTCAAAAGCAAATGACCAGGTAGAGTTCTCTGCAGGTTGGGGACAAACCGGTATTATCGGTAAGTTGAGCTTGAAGTTCACCAACTTCTCTGTAGCCAACTTGCTCCATCCGGGTGAAAACTACCGTGGTATCCTGCCGCAAGGTGACGGACAGACATTAACCATCAGTGGACAAACGAATGCCAAATACTATCAATCGTACAGTATTTCATTCTTCGACCCCTGGTTTGGCGGAAAGCGTCCGAACTCATTCTCCGTTTCGGCTTTCTTCTCTGTACAGACAGATATCAGTAGCCGTTACTATAACTCCAGCTACTTCAACAACTACTACAATAGCATGTATAGCGGTTATGGGGGTTATGGTATGTACAACTACGGTAACTACAATAACTACGAAAACTACTACGACCCTGACAAGTCTATCAAGATGTGGGGACTTTCCGTAGGTTGGGGTAAACGTTTGAGATGGCCGGATGACTATTTCACACTCTCTGCAGAGTTGGCTTATCAACGCTACAATCTGAGCGACTGGCAGTATTTCCCGGTAACAAACGGTAAATGTAATGACCTGAGCATCTCATTGACTTTGGCACGTAACTCCATTGATAATCCGATCTTCCCGCGTTCGGGTTCTGACTTCTCATTGTCAGTGCAGCTCACACCGCCTTACTCGCTGATAGACGGCAAAGATTATAAAGGATATTACAGTAATCCTGAAACCGGTAGCATTACCCAGGACAACATGAATAAACTCCATAAATGGATTGAATACCACAAATGGAAATTCAAAGGCAAAACATACACTCCGCTGATGGATCCGATTGCTCATCCGAAATGTCTGGTGTTGATGACACGTACGGAATTCGGTCTGTTGGGTCACTACAACCAATACAAGAAATCACCGTTCGGTACATTCGATGTAGGTGGTGACGGTATGACAGGTTATTCAACCTATGCAACGGAAAGTATCGCTCTGCGTGGTTACGAAAACAGTTCATTGACCCCGTACGGTTCTGAAGGTTATGCATATGCACGTCTCGGCATCGAATTAAGATATCCGTTGATGCTGGAAACAAGTACTAACATTTATGTGTTAGGTTTCCTTGAAGCAGGTAACGCATGGCATGATATCAAGAAATTCAATCCGTTCGAGTTGAAACGTTCTGCCGGTGTCGGTGTTCGTATCTTCTTGCCGATGATTGGTATGATGGGTATCGACTGGGGTTACGGCTTCGACAAAGTATTTGGTTCTAAACAATATGGCGGAAGTCAATTCCACTTTATCTTAGGACAAGAATTCTAA
- a CDS encoding isoprenyl transferase, producing the protein MSYIEQIDKTRIPQHVAIIMDGNGRWAKQRGEERTYGHRAGAETVQKITEDAARLGVKYLTLYTFSTENWNRPQDEVAALMNLLLDSIEEETLMKNNIRFDVIGDFKKLPDEVQKSLASCIEHTAGNTGMCLVLALSYSSRWEITEAVRQIATQVEKGELSPEQITNECIASHLETKFMPDPDLLIRTGGEIRLSNYLLWQCAYSELYFCDTFWPDFDKEEFYKAICEYQQRERRFGKTSEQIS; encoded by the coding sequence ATGTCCTATATAGAGCAAATAGACAAAACTCGGATACCCCAACACGTAGCCATCATCATGGACGGCAACGGACGATGGGCAAAGCAACGAGGGGAAGAACGTACTTACGGTCACCGCGCAGGCGCAGAAACGGTACAGAAAATTACCGAAGACGCAGCCCGCTTGGGAGTAAAGTATTTGACTTTATACACTTTCTCCACCGAGAACTGGAATCGCCCGCAAGACGAAGTAGCGGCTCTGATGAATCTATTGCTAGATTCTATTGAAGAAGAAACATTGATGAAAAACAATATTCGCTTCGATGTAATCGGTGATTTCAAAAAATTGCCGGACGAAGTTCAGAAAAGTTTGGCATCATGTATAGAACATACGGCTGGGAATACAGGCATGTGCCTGGTATTAGCCCTCAGTTACTCTTCCCGCTGGGAAATAACGGAAGCCGTCCGGCAAATAGCGACACAGGTTGAAAAGGGAGAGCTGTCCCCCGAACAAATAACAAATGAATGTATCGCATCCCATTTGGAGACAAAATTTATGCCCGACCCGGATTTACTAATCCGTACGGGAGGAGAAATCCGACTAAGCAACTACCTGCTATGGCAATGTGCTTATTCGGAACTTTATTTTTGTGATACCTTTTGGCCGGACTTCGATAAGGAAGAATTCTACAAAGCCATTTGCGAATATCAGCAACGGGAACGCCGCTTCGGCAAAACCAGCGAACAAATCAGCTAA
- a CDS encoding DUF6242 domain-containing protein, producing the protein MRIKFLSFIASFFMVSFVITSCLDDDNNIEYSPDATIHAFSLDTIGYGITYKFTIDQQKGEIYNVDSLPVHADTIIDKILIKTLTTVSGVITMKDKANEDSIININDSIDLRSPIKIKVWSTEALAGISPDQVKEYTITVRVHKHDPDSLKWNYVGAMQNEIVNEQKTIEFDNKFLTYSKVGDHLKVYQNSGVSSWTAAGVNTEGDLNVLPNSILPLDGVILATANNKVYESTDGINWIISTKFSGEVNTFVSKLKIENETKITYIKTEEGKRYFYSMLESQLLNQPTETLIEEVDERFPVDNISYTTFSKGKNNQNIIVGKHEPAIEIDINNKKVPVTISWGYDGKTWVELGAATAVAYCPAFDNPTIIYYNDLFYIFGDKFDSFYVSINEGVAWKKASKKFSFPNYDWSESNITESTEEKPEFRGRKKYSVIQDTEDEFIYILFSKEENITFTEEVEKEEEKDIRATEPKDRGPYRHDSEVWRARLNQLWFDLDPEHAGQ; encoded by the coding sequence ATGAGAATAAAGTTTTTATCATTCATTGCGAGTTTTTTCATGGTGTCATTTGTTATAACGTCATGCCTTGATGACGATAATAACATCGAATATAGCCCGGATGCGACTATACATGCGTTTAGCCTTGACACAATTGGGTATGGAATAACTTATAAATTCACTATAGACCAGCAAAAAGGTGAAATCTATAACGTGGATTCTCTTCCTGTCCATGCCGATACGATTATTGATAAGATTCTAATTAAGACTCTGACTACAGTTTCGGGTGTCATTACAATGAAAGACAAAGCCAATGAAGATTCTATTATCAATATTAACGACTCCATAGACTTAAGAAGTCCAATTAAAATTAAAGTATGGTCTACAGAAGCCTTAGCGGGTATATCTCCTGACCAGGTCAAGGAATACACCATTACTGTACGAGTACATAAACATGATCCGGATTCGTTGAAGTGGAATTATGTAGGAGCTATGCAGAATGAAATCGTAAACGAACAAAAAACGATTGAATTTGACAATAAATTCCTCACTTATTCTAAAGTAGGTGACCACTTGAAAGTATATCAAAACAGTGGGGTCTCCAGTTGGACAGCGGCAGGAGTAAATACAGAAGGCGACTTGAATGTATTACCCAATTCCATACTGCCCTTAGATGGAGTTATATTGGCTACTGCCAATAATAAAGTATATGAATCAACTGATGGTATTAATTGGATAATTTCAACTAAGTTTTCAGGTGAAGTGAACACATTCGTCTCTAAGTTAAAGATAGAAAATGAAACAAAAATCACTTATATCAAAACTGAAGAGGGAAAACGATATTTCTATTCCATGCTGGAATCACAATTATTAAACCAGCCGACAGAAACTCTAATCGAAGAGGTCGACGAAAGATTCCCAGTAGATAATATCTCTTATACAACCTTCAGCAAAGGAAAAAACAATCAGAACATCATCGTAGGAAAACATGAACCTGCAATAGAAATCGACATCAATAATAAAAAGGTTCCTGTTACCATTTCATGGGGATATGATGGTAAAACTTGGGTTGAACTGGGAGCAGCTACCGCAGTAGCTTATTGTCCGGCATTCGACAATCCGACTATTATTTACTATAATGACCTTTTCTACATTTTCGGAGATAAGTTCGATTCTTTTTATGTATCAATCAATGAAGGAGTTGCCTGGAAAAAAGCGAGTAAAAAATTCTCTTTTCCAAACTACGATTGGAGCGAATCTAATATCACTGAATCAACCGAAGAAAAGCCCGAATTTAGAGGTAGAAAGAAATATTCAGTAATACAAGATACAGAAGATGAATTCATCTATATTTTATTCAGTAAAGAGGAAAATATCACTTTTACTGAAGAAGTAGAAAAAGAAGAAGAAAAAGACATCCGGGCCACAGAGCCTAAAGATAGAGGTCCATACCGACATGATTCAGAAGTATGGCGTGCCCGTCTGAATCAGCTATGGTTTGACTTAGATCCGGAACACGCCGGTCAATAA